From Vicugna pacos chromosome 6, VicPac4, whole genome shotgun sequence, a single genomic window includes:
- the SRSF5 gene encoding serine/arginine-rich splicing factor 5 isoform X1: MSGCRVFIGRLNPAAREKDVERFFKGYGRIRDIDLKRGFGFVEFEDPRDADDAVYELDGKELCSERVTIEHARARSRGGRGRGRYSDRFSSRRPRNDRRNAPPVRTENRLIVENLSSRVSWQDLKDFMRQAGEVTFADAHRPKLNEGVVEFASYGDLKNAIEKLSGKEINGRKIKLIEGSKRHSRSRSRSRSRTRSSSRSRSRSRSRSRKSYSRSRSRSRSRSKSRSVSRSPVPEKSQKRGSSSRSKSPASVDRQRSRSRSRSRSRSRSRSRSRSRSVDSGN; the protein is encoded by the exons ATGAGTGGCTGTCGAGTGTTCATCGGGAGGCTAAATCCAGCAGCCAGGGAGAAAGACGTGGAAAGATTCTTTAAGGGGTATGGACGAATAAGAGATATTGATCTGAAAAGAGGCTTTGGTTTTGTG GAATTTGAGGATCCCAGGGATGCAGATGATGCTGTATATGAACTTGATGGAAAAGAACTTTGCAGTGAAAG gGTTACAATTGAACATGCTAGGGCTCGGTCTCGAGGTGGAAGAGGTAGAGGACGTTATTCTGACCGTTTTAGTAGTCGCAGACCTCGAAATGATAGACG AAATGCTCCACCTGTAAGAACAGAAAATCGGCTTATAGTTGAGAATTTATCTTCAAGAGTCAGCTGGCAG GATCTCAAAGATTTCATGAGACAAGCTGGGGAAGTAACTTTTGCGGATGCACATCGACCTAAATTAAATGAAGG GGTAGTTGAGTTTGCCTCTTATGGTGACTTAAAGAATGCTATTGAAAAACtttctggaaaagaaattaatgggagaaaaattaaattaattgaaGGCAGCAAAAGGCACAg TAGGTCACGAAGTAGGTCTCGTTCCCGGACCAGGAGTTCCTCGAGGTCTCGTAGCCGATCTCGTTCCCGGAGTCGCAAGTCTTACAGCAGGTCCAGGAGTCGGAGTCGTAGCCGGAGCAAGTCCCGTTCTGTTAGTAGGTCTCCTGTGCCTGAGAAGAGCCAGAAACGTGGTTCTTCAAGTAGATCTAAGTCTCCAGCATCTGTGGATCGCCAGAGGTCCAGGTCCAGGTCCAGGTCCAGGTCTCGGTCCCGGTCCCGGTCCCGATCAAGGTCCAGATCAGTTGACAGTGGCAATTAA
- the SRSF5 gene encoding serine/arginine-rich splicing factor 5 isoform X2 translates to MSGCRVFIGRLNPAAREKDVERFFKGYGRIRDIDLKRGFGFVEFEDPRDADDAVYELDGKELCSERVTIEHARARSRGGRGRGRYSDRFSSRRPRNDRRNAPPVRTENRLIVENLSSRVSWQDLKDFMRQAGEVTFADAHRPKLNEGVVEFASYGDLKNAIEKLSGKEINGRKIKLIEGSKRHRSRSRSRSRTRSSSRSRSRSRSRSRKSYSRSRSRSRSRSKSRSVSRSPVPEKSQKRGSSSRSKSPASVDRQRSRSRSRSRSRSRSRSRSRSRSVDSGN, encoded by the exons ATGAGTGGCTGTCGAGTGTTCATCGGGAGGCTAAATCCAGCAGCCAGGGAGAAAGACGTGGAAAGATTCTTTAAGGGGTATGGACGAATAAGAGATATTGATCTGAAAAGAGGCTTTGGTTTTGTG GAATTTGAGGATCCCAGGGATGCAGATGATGCTGTATATGAACTTGATGGAAAAGAACTTTGCAGTGAAAG gGTTACAATTGAACATGCTAGGGCTCGGTCTCGAGGTGGAAGAGGTAGAGGACGTTATTCTGACCGTTTTAGTAGTCGCAGACCTCGAAATGATAGACG AAATGCTCCACCTGTAAGAACAGAAAATCGGCTTATAGTTGAGAATTTATCTTCAAGAGTCAGCTGGCAG GATCTCAAAGATTTCATGAGACAAGCTGGGGAAGTAACTTTTGCGGATGCACATCGACCTAAATTAAATGAAGG GGTAGTTGAGTTTGCCTCTTATGGTGACTTAAAGAATGCTATTGAAAAACtttctggaaaagaaattaatgggagaaaaattaaattaattgaaGGCAGCAAAAGGCACAg GTCACGAAGTAGGTCTCGTTCCCGGACCAGGAGTTCCTCGAGGTCTCGTAGCCGATCTCGTTCCCGGAGTCGCAAGTCTTACAGCAGGTCCAGGAGTCGGAGTCGTAGCCGGAGCAAGTCCCGTTCTGTTAGTAGGTCTCCTGTGCCTGAGAAGAGCCAGAAACGTGGTTCTTCAAGTAGATCTAAGTCTCCAGCATCTGTGGATCGCCAGAGGTCCAGGTCCAGGTCCAGGTCCAGGTCTCGGTCCCGGTCCCGGTCCCGATCAAGGTCCAGATCAGTTGACAGTGGCAATTAA